Proteins found in one Paenibacillus dendritiformis genomic segment:
- a CDS encoding IS256 family transposase, whose product MTQYQITLDSQLLHQLFLSESRDEGIATLLESILNQVLQAQATEQLKAGHYERSEERAGYRNGTYPHRLTTRVGQLTLQVPRFRSGQFSTELFARYQRSEQALVLAMMEMVLNGVSTRKVSNITEELCGTEFSKSTVSELCKQLDPLIEEWNNRKLDKAYPFLIVDALYVKVREDGRVRSRGVMIATGINAEGYRELLGLTVDDTESAATWGAFFTHLKSRGLHGIDVITSDHHGGLVSAIRQHFQGVTWQRCQTHFIRNILDAAPKSCRDELKAHVRAIYEAADETSARTLLKRTQEAFEDKAPKAMRVLEEGFDDATAILALPAACRIRTRTTNAVERLNGELRRRERVIRIFPNRASVLRLFGALLIEQDEKWSAGKKYIEMKEYHEWRKKLNKPAA is encoded by the coding sequence ATGACTCAATACCAGATTACCCTAGATTCACAACTTTTGCATCAACTGTTTTTATCCGAATCAAGAGATGAGGGGATAGCGACCTTATTAGAATCTATCTTGAATCAAGTTTTGCAGGCGCAGGCAACGGAACAGTTGAAGGCAGGACACTACGAGCGCTCAGAAGAGCGTGCAGGTTACCGTAATGGAACGTACCCTCATCGGCTGACAACACGGGTGGGTCAATTAACCCTGCAAGTACCGCGTTTCCGCAGCGGTCAGTTCTCTACGGAACTCTTTGCTCGTTACCAACGAAGCGAGCAGGCCCTTGTCTTAGCCATGATGGAGATGGTACTTAATGGTGTGTCAACGCGAAAAGTAAGCAATATCACCGAAGAACTATGCGGGACAGAGTTCTCCAAATCAACAGTTAGTGAGCTCTGCAAACAGCTGGATCCCCTCATAGAAGAGTGGAATAACCGAAAACTGGACAAGGCCTACCCTTTTCTTATTGTCGACGCCCTGTACGTCAAAGTCCGGGAAGACGGCCGTGTGCGCTCACGTGGCGTGATGATTGCCACAGGGATTAATGCGGAGGGCTATCGGGAACTGCTTGGACTTACCGTAGATGATACCGAGTCAGCAGCAACGTGGGGGGCTTTCTTTACGCACCTCAAAAGTCGCGGGTTGCACGGTATTGATGTCATTACAAGCGACCATCACGGTGGTTTGGTTAGTGCGATTCGGCAACATTTCCAAGGCGTAACCTGGCAACGGTGTCAAACCCACTTTATTCGTAATATTCTGGACGCTGCTCCTAAATCATGCCGTGATGAATTGAAGGCCCATGTAAGGGCCATCTACGAAGCTGCGGACGAGACCAGTGCCCGTACACTGCTGAAACGGACACAAGAAGCATTTGAAGATAAAGCTCCAAAAGCCATGAGGGTCTTGGAAGAGGGCTTTGACGATGCGACAGCGATCTTGGCACTTCCGGCTGCCTGTCGGATACGTACGCGCACCACAAATGCCGTAGAACGTCTAAATGGCGAGTTGCGGCGGCGAGAACGCGTCATTCGCATTTTTCCCAACCGAGCCTCTGTCCTTCGTCTTTTTGGAGCCTTGTTGATTGAGCAGGACGAAAAGTGGTCTGCTGGGAAAAAGTATATCGAGATGAAAGAGTACCATGAGTGGAGGAAGAAGCTAAACAAGCCTGCAGCTTAG
- a CDS encoding ABC transporter substrate-binding protein — MRAKRHVVLAGALALVLLMLNACGSQAPGEGTAEQGDTGNAGKKVKIGVTQVVNHASLDEAYKGFVQALKDNGYTEGDNLVIDYQNAQGDPTNAATIGQKFATGGVDLVLGIGTSVSQAAAKEVKDVPVLFTAVTDPVGAGLVQSMEKPGANVTGTTDLHPEAVSRLMEFIKEQVNGVTAVGILANEGEQNTVVNVQKAEEALTALGLKAVKAPVTNSSEVKQAAESLIGKVQAIYVPSDNTVVSGLGAVVSVANENKIPLFVAEKDSVKNGGVASFGFEYYDLGYTTGKMAVDMLKNGKKPADTPVQIPEALDLALNVKAAEAQGFAVTDDLKKQVKPENLFE, encoded by the coding sequence ATGAGAGCAAAACGTCATGTCGTGCTGGCAGGTGCGCTGGCATTGGTGCTGCTGATGTTGAACGCATGCGGAAGCCAGGCGCCAGGGGAAGGTACAGCGGAGCAAGGGGACACGGGCAACGCGGGGAAGAAGGTTAAAATCGGGGTGACGCAGGTTGTGAACCACGCCTCGCTCGATGAAGCGTACAAAGGCTTCGTGCAAGCGTTGAAGGACAATGGCTATACGGAAGGGGACAACCTGGTCATCGATTATCAGAATGCCCAGGGTGATCCTACGAACGCGGCGACCATCGGGCAGAAGTTCGCCACGGGCGGGGTCGATCTCGTGCTGGGCATCGGGACGTCCGTCTCTCAGGCGGCAGCGAAGGAAGTGAAGGACGTGCCCGTCCTCTTTACAGCGGTGACTGATCCGGTCGGAGCGGGTCTGGTGCAGAGCATGGAGAAGCCGGGCGCGAATGTGACCGGAACGACGGATCTGCATCCCGAGGCCGTCTCACGCTTGATGGAATTCATTAAGGAGCAGGTGAATGGCGTCACGGCGGTCGGCATTTTGGCGAATGAAGGCGAACAGAATACGGTCGTGAACGTGCAGAAGGCGGAAGAAGCGTTGACCGCTCTCGGCTTGAAGGCCGTCAAGGCGCCGGTGACGAACAGCTCGGAAGTGAAGCAGGCGGCCGAATCGCTTATCGGGAAGGTACAGGCTATCTATGTCCCGTCCGATAACACGGTCGTAAGCGGCCTCGGGGCCGTCGTCAGCGTGGCGAATGAGAATAAGATTCCGCTGTTCGTCGCGGAGAAGGATTCGGTCAAGAACGGCGGTGTCGCTTCCTTCGGCTTCGAATATTACGATCTTGGCTACACGACCGGCAAAATGGCCGTCGATATGCTGAAGAACGGCAAGAAACCGGCAGACACGCCGGTGCAAATTCCGGAAGCTCTTGATCTGGCGCTGAATGTGAAGGCGGCAGAAGCGCAAGGCTTCGCCGTAACCGATGATCTGAAGAAGCAAGTGAAGCCGGAAAACCTCTTCGAATAG
- a CDS encoding ABC transporter permease, translated as MSGFMLAMQKSVEIGVLYALMALGVYLTFRILDFPDLTVDGSFTTGAAIGALCITSDISPWIGTALAFIGGGLAGMMTGIIHTKGKINPLLSGILMMIALHSINLRIMGKANIGLMNSDTLLTPITGGFLFLIVMGLFAVLVKLALDWFLRTEVGLSLRATGNNPRMIRSFGVHTDSTIIVGVSLSNALVALSGALVAQYQGFADIQSGVGMIVVGLASVIIGEAIFGHCTIARTTLAVLLGAVLYRVIVAIALQLQMNATDLKLFTALIVIVALTLPKMRRSANQRKMSRQRAMQLAKGGQRDAAS; from the coding sequence GTGAGCGGATTTATGCTAGCGATGCAAAAATCGGTGGAAATCGGCGTGCTGTACGCATTGATGGCGCTCGGCGTCTACCTGACGTTTCGCATTTTGGATTTCCCTGACTTGACGGTAGACGGGAGCTTCACGACCGGCGCAGCGATCGGGGCCCTGTGCATTACGTCGGATATCTCGCCTTGGATAGGAACCGCGCTTGCCTTCATTGGCGGCGGGCTCGCCGGCATGATGACCGGCATCATTCATACGAAGGGGAAGATCAATCCGCTGTTGTCGGGCATTCTGATGATGATCGCGCTGCACTCTATTAATTTGCGGATTATGGGCAAGGCGAATATCGGCTTGATGAACAGCGATACGCTGCTAACGCCGATTACCGGAGGCTTCCTATTCCTGATCGTCATGGGGCTGTTCGCGGTGCTGGTGAAGCTGGCCTTGGACTGGTTCCTGCGGACGGAGGTTGGCCTGTCGCTCCGCGCGACCGGCAACAATCCGCGCATGATTCGCAGCTTCGGCGTGCATACCGATTCGACGATTATCGTCGGCGTCAGCCTCTCGAACGCGCTCGTCGCGTTATCCGGCGCGCTGGTCGCCCAGTATCAGGGCTTCGCCGATATTCAATCGGGCGTCGGGATGATTGTCGTCGGACTGGCGTCAGTTATTATCGGGGAGGCCATTTTCGGCCACTGCACCATCGCCCGCACGACGTTGGCGGTGCTGCTGGGCGCCGTACTGTACCGGGTTATCGTCGCCATCGCGCTGCAGCTGCAAATGAATGCGACGGATCTGAAGCTGTTTACCGCTCTGATTGTCATTGTGGCGCTAACCTTGCCGAAGATGCGGCGCTCCGCGAATCAGCGCAAAATGAGCCGCCAGCGGGCGATGCAATTGGCGAAGGGAGGCCAGCGCGATGCTGCAAGTTAA
- a CDS encoding ABC transporter ATP-binding protein has translation MLQVNHVSKYFNLSTPDEKAALTDIRLHLNPGDFVTVIGSNGAGKSTLMNIISGVLIPDAGTVHIEEHDVTLMPEHRRSRWIGRVFQDPMAGTAPDMTIEENLAIAAKRTGGRGVRPGVNRKRKAWFAEELSRLGIGLENRLNAKVGLLSGGERQALSLLMATFTKPSILLLDEHTAALDPSRAEWITRLTDEIVRENSLTTLMVTHNMEQAIRLGNRLIMMDKGRIVLDVPASSKQSLTVDKLLREFERIRGEKFVDDRVVLGG, from the coding sequence ATGCTGCAAGTTAATCACGTCAGTAAATATTTCAATCTGAGTACGCCTGACGAGAAAGCGGCGCTTACCGATATCCGGCTGCATCTGAATCCCGGAGACTTCGTGACCGTCATCGGAAGCAACGGGGCGGGCAAATCGACGCTGATGAACATCATCTCCGGCGTGCTGATTCCGGATGCCGGCACGGTTCATATCGAAGAGCATGATGTCACGCTGATGCCCGAGCATCGCCGCAGCCGCTGGATTGGCCGCGTATTCCAGGATCCGATGGCCGGCACAGCTCCGGATATGACGATTGAGGAGAATCTGGCCATTGCGGCGAAGCGGACGGGAGGCCGCGGGGTGAGACCCGGGGTGAACCGGAAGCGCAAGGCGTGGTTCGCAGAAGAGCTGTCCCGGTTGGGTATCGGGCTGGAGAACCGGCTGAATGCGAAGGTGGGCCTGCTCTCGGGCGGCGAGCGGCAAGCATTGAGCCTGCTGATGGCGACCTTCACGAAGCCGAGCATCCTGCTGCTGGATGAGCACACTGCGGCGCTCGATCCGTCCCGGGCGGAATGGATTACCCGTTTGACGGACGAGATCGTGCGGGAGAATTCGCTAACCACCCTGATGGTGACCCACAATATGGAGCAGGCGATCCGGCTGGGAAACCGGCTCATCATGATGGACAAAGGCAGAATCGTGCTGGATGTGCCGGCTTCGTCCAAGCAATCGCTTACGGTAGATAAGCTGCTGCGGGAGTTCGAACGGATTCGCGGGGAGAAATTTGTCGATGATCGCGTTGTTTTGGGGGGATAA
- a CDS encoding methyl-accepting chemotaxis protein, which translates to MNWFNRSMIPRMIAVLFVFIMTISGFFIFREYDSEKSLYMEFLHERQVLIAEMKLDDMMGAIKQASSMVQNKPINEEMTDSLFRMLRGRMNKIAGDDVVNAFLIVKENEAKDGTPAFRILQASDNLESLGYKPNTAYDMPAPMQDAFLKLTKEDNTIMTDEFDMGDAVYISGLTEIRDDLGHSMAYLVTDYDYSIVKGTLMRFLTEAILIGAIIGLVGVILVAVYVRHRLKPLNDIHKLAEQAANGDLTVKLASKRQDEIGRLADVFNRMTERLSGLLAEVQRAAKDVSSSSLELQRGAEETAIAAQEVASAMSEVANGALEQQQSAEQTKSAMSEITAGAEQIASTSEQVAEWMREAAAQAGEGRVIVDETVVQMERIETASADTNQAIADWTEAVQQISGAVVFIQNTVKQTELLALNASIEASRAGEHGRGFQVVATEIRKLAEHSRQSLQSIMQLIDVIHTKRELTERATSHQQEAVQKGMATVKTADETFTVIAGAIGQASSRMEEYRSIAQQMSASCEEVFERIRHLNDIAEKSNDHTARVAATTEQQSALTEEIAASVDSLLALSRDLQTMLEQFKVNVKEQ; encoded by the coding sequence ATGAATTGGTTCAATCGCAGTATGATTCCGAGAATGATCGCTGTATTGTTCGTATTTATTATGACAATCAGCGGCTTTTTCATTTTCCGCGAGTATGACAGCGAGAAGTCGCTCTATATGGAGTTCCTGCATGAACGGCAGGTGCTCATCGCGGAAATGAAGCTCGATGACATGATGGGCGCGATCAAACAGGCATCGAGCATGGTCCAAAACAAACCGATCAACGAGGAAATGACAGACTCACTTTTCCGCATGCTGCGCGGCCGCATGAATAAGATTGCGGGCGACGACGTAGTTAATGCTTTTCTCATCGTGAAGGAGAACGAGGCGAAGGACGGAACGCCAGCCTTCCGTATTCTTCAAGCGAGCGACAACCTGGAGTCGCTGGGGTACAAGCCGAACACGGCATACGACATGCCTGCGCCCATGCAGGACGCCTTCCTTAAGCTGACCAAAGAAGACAACACGATAATGACCGATGAATTCGATATGGGCGATGCGGTCTATATTAGCGGCTTAACGGAGATTAGAGACGATCTCGGCCATAGCATGGCTTACCTGGTTACCGATTATGATTATTCCATCGTCAAAGGAACGTTGATGCGCTTCTTGACAGAAGCTATTCTCATCGGGGCGATCATCGGATTGGTTGGCGTTATTCTGGTGGCCGTGTATGTGCGGCACCGATTGAAGCCGCTGAACGATATCCACAAGCTGGCGGAACAAGCGGCTAACGGAGACTTGACCGTGAAGCTCGCTTCGAAGCGGCAGGATGAGATCGGGCGGCTGGCCGACGTGTTCAACCGGATGACGGAGCGGCTGAGCGGGCTGCTCGCGGAAGTGCAGCGGGCAGCGAAGGACGTATCCTCCTCGTCGCTTGAGCTGCAGCGGGGCGCCGAGGAGACGGCGATTGCCGCCCAGGAAGTGGCGAGCGCGATGTCCGAGGTGGCGAACGGAGCGCTGGAGCAGCAGCAAAGCGCCGAGCAGACCAAGTCGGCCATGAGCGAGATTACGGCTGGCGCGGAGCAGATCGCCAGCACGTCGGAGCAGGTTGCCGAATGGATGCGGGAAGCGGCTGCCCAGGCCGGAGAAGGCCGTGTCATTGTCGATGAGACGGTCGTGCAGATGGAGCGCATCGAAACGGCTTCGGCAGACACCAATCAGGCAATCGCGGATTGGACGGAGGCGGTGCAGCAGATTTCGGGTGCGGTCGTGTTCATCCAGAATACGGTGAAGCAGACGGAATTGCTGGCGCTGAACGCCTCGATTGAAGCATCACGCGCGGGAGAGCATGGACGCGGCTTCCAGGTCGTCGCGACGGAAATCCGCAAATTGGCCGAGCATTCGAGACAATCGCTACAGTCTATTATGCAACTGATTGACGTCATTCATACGAAGCGCGAACTGACCGAACGGGCAACCTCGCATCAGCAGGAAGCCGTTCAGAAAGGGATGGCAACGGTAAAGACAGCGGACGAGACGTTCACGGTAATTGCCGGCGCGATCGGACAAGCGAGTTCCCGCATGGAGGAATACCGCAGCATCGCTCAGCAGATGTCGGCCTCCTGCGAAGAAGTATTCGAGCGGATTCGGCATTTGAACGATATTGCGGAGAAATCCAATGATCATACGGCACGTGTCGCGGCGACGACGGAGCAGCAATCGGCATTGACCGAAGAGATTGCGGCTTCCGTCGACAGTCTGCTCGCGTTAAGCCGGGATTTGCAGACGATGCTGGAGCAATTCAAGGTGAACGTGAAGGAGCAGTAA